TCAATGAGCACTTGTGTGGCACTAAAAAGCTCATCATCTGACGACGGACGCAAAAAAGACAGGCTCCACTGCTCGGTATTCCTACTTTCTTTCCTAGACGAGCTGTACGTAGCAGCAACCCttgtactccatggcgcgatccagcCATGGGACTGGGAGCGCGTGACGTGAACACTATTAATTTGTCTCCTATGGTTCGCGCGCAGCTAGGCGAGAAGAGTGAGTATAGTAGTACGTGTTTACACCAACGAACCTGTATGATGACGAAGCGTAGCACGTCGCCGCGGAGGCCGAACGCgacggctccggctccggcgagcGCCGCGAGTGGGCCCGCGACGAAGCGCAGCACCATCCCCAGCGCCGCCAGGCCCCCGCCGCACGCCACAATTCTCTCCTGCTGCGCCATGAACAACCCTGCATACATGCATGAGCACTGCTTCAACAAACAATCTGTTTGTAGCACACGTATATACGTCTGCGCTGACATAGTTAGTTACATATAATATGCGTACGTACGTACGACTCGCGCATGCACTGTGCAAGTTTATCATACATACGTACGTACCCATGCTGAACATGGACATCCCGGTGCCGGTCCTGGACATGACCTGCAGCGAGCCCGTCACGATGCCCGGCATGCCGATGCGCCACCTGCATGCATGTGCACGCACGTAAAACACTCGTCACCTTTCCGAACGTTCGATGGCACACGTATACGCCACGCATGTAGGGCGGTTCGATAGGTGCGAAGGGCGGCGGAGTCCGCACGTACCTGTAGGCGATGCACGCCCAGGCGACTCCGAGGACGCTGGCGTACACGTTGGGGTTTCTCGCCAGCTTCATCCCCACGGTGCTCGCCATCAACCACAGCCGGATCCTCCTTCCACCGGTGGGTGGCGCCGCTTCCACGTCCAGGTCCACCTCGACGTCGCTGTGCGACACTGGCTCGACGCGCCGCGCTCGGTCGTCGTCGCTGCTGGTGGATCCGTCGTCGTGGGCCATTGTGGCGCTCAAAGAAGagacgccgccgccgacgacccaggCTTTCCGCAGCTCGAAGGCGAGCAGAAGGAGCGGGAACCACACGATGGCCTGCACGACGGCGATCTGCACGATCAGGTCCTGCGCCCACTTGCCGTACATGGCGTCCAGCAGCGGCACGCCCACGACGAGCGTGTTGTTGTACGCGCCAAGGGAGAACCCCGTGATGGACCACGAGTAGGCGCCGGCCTTGGCCTTGGCGCAGCGCGCCCAGACGGCCGCGGCGAGCACGGCGAGAAGTTTGGTGACGGCGTCGGCGGCGATGACGCGGTAATTCATGGCGTAGGGGTCGGCGCGGACCACGAAGTCGAAGGTGAAGAAGGGCATGGAGAAGCAGACACCCAGCGTGTTGATGGCGCCGCACTGCTCCGCCGTGAAGAACCGCCACCACCGCACTGACCCGTACCCGAGCCCCAGTGCGAAGTAGAGCGGCGCCATCGCCTCCACCACCTTGTAGATGTCGCCCAACGCTATCATCTTATTTGATGGAGTAGTATGTCTGTATCTGTGTGAGTACCTCTGGCTCTCTGAACGAGCTGGGACGAGTTCTTGTATGCTGCCATTTCTGCGGCTATAAATATAGCCCGAGAATATGGAATCGGAGAGGACAAGCACTGCACAGGAGATCAATCGGTGGAATCTGTGGCGAATTGAGTTCTCAAGAATGAACCTGGAT
This sequence is a window from Aegilops tauschii subsp. strangulata cultivar AL8/78 chromosome 7, Aet v6.0, whole genome shotgun sequence. Protein-coding genes within it:
- the LOC109758864 gene encoding probable auxin efflux carrier component 5c, which produces MIALGDIYKVVEAMAPLYFALGLGYGSVRWWRFFTAEQCGAINTLGVCFSMPFFTFDFVVRADPYAMNYRVIAADAVTKLLAVLAAAVWARCAKAKAGAYSWSITGFSLGAYNNTLVVGVPLLDAMYGKWAQDLIVQIAVVQAIVWFPLLLLAFELRKAWVVGGGVSSLSATMAHDDGSTSSDDDRARRVEPVSHSDVEVDLDVEAAPPTGGRRIRLWLMASTVGMKLARNPNVYASVLGVAWACIAYRWRIGMPGIVTGSLQVMSRTGTGMSMFSMGLFMAQQERIVACGGGLAALGMVLRFVAGPLAALAGAGAVAFGLRGDVLRFVIIQAALPQSIASFVFAKEYGLHADVLSTAVIFGTLVSLPVLIGYYGVLGIV